The following are from one region of the Candidatus Shapirobacteria bacterium genome:
- a CDS encoding tRNA-dihydrouridine synthase, with translation MISFQKPIIGLSPMDGITDEPFRLLQSRIAKPDLMFTEFVSAEGLSRGGVKLYDVLLYSKEERPIVGQLFGKDPESFYKSAIILAHLGFDGVDINMGCPAKTVIQHGSGGALIENPTLASEIIKSTQKGITDWYQGRISIDNLDLNQKTHQVIKRNLKYSIIKSLPFLKGRCPEGTGRFVPSVSVKTRLGINDKVYKTWIPFLLQHRLDFITIHGRTLKQGYSGSTDWPAIQECAQIAKSSNTPIFGNGDIQSRQQGMDYCKKYGVSGVLIGRASTGNPWVFKDREASLKEKYSTMLLHTQLFQSIFPSRRLDSMRKHFLLYSTGHLHAKKLRAHLVRVNSLNDLLSLEDEFLNC, from the coding sequence ATGATCAGTTTTCAAAAACCGATAATCGGGCTTTCTCCCATGGATGGTATTACCGACGAGCCGTTTCGTCTGCTTCAATCCCGTATCGCCAAACCTGACCTTATGTTTACGGAATTCGTGAGCGCGGAGGGGCTAAGTCGCGGAGGAGTTAAGCTCTACGACGTTCTTTTGTACTCGAAAGAAGAAAGGCCGATCGTAGGCCAACTTTTCGGAAAAGACCCCGAAAGTTTTTACAAGTCCGCCATAATTCTTGCTCATCTTGGTTTTGATGGGGTAGACATCAACATGGGTTGCCCGGCCAAGACAGTTATCCAACATGGCTCGGGCGGAGCACTGATCGAAAACCCAACACTTGCATCGGAAATTATCAAGTCAACCCAAAAGGGCATCACCGACTGGTATCAAGGCAGGATTTCTATTGACAACCTTGACCTCAATCAAAAAACCCATCAGGTTATCAAAAGAAATTTAAAATATTCCATCATTAAAAGTCTCCCCTTCCTCAAGGGGAGATGTCCCGAAGGGACAGGGAGGTTTGTCCCCTCTGTTTCTGTTAAAACCAGGTTGGGTATCAACGATAAAGTATACAAAACCTGGATTCCTTTTTTACTGCAACACCGCCTGGATTTTATAACAATTCACGGCCGAACGCTAAAGCAAGGTTATTCCGGATCTACCGATTGGCCGGCAATTCAGGAATGTGCCCAAATAGCAAAGTCATCAAACACTCCGATTTTCGGTAACGGCGATATTCAATCCCGCCAACAGGGTATGGATTATTGTAAAAAATATGGCGTCTCTGGTGTCTTAATCGGCCGGGCATCAACGGGGAATCCGTGGGTTTTCAAAGATAGAGAAGCTTCTCTAAAAGAAAAATATTCCACCATGTTACTTCACACCCAGCTTTTCCAGTCTATCTTTCCATCCCGCCGCCTTGATTCTATGCGAAAACATTTTCTTTTGTATTCCACGGGACACCTCCATGCCAAAAAGCTCCGTGCTCACTTAGTCAGAGTAAATTCACTTAACGACCTTTTGTCACTTGAAGACGAGTTTTTAAATTGCTAG
- the trxA gene encoding thioredoxin yields MSHIVGTEQNFKTEVLDYKGKVLVDFWAPWCGPCQMLTPIIEEIALEQTGKLKVVKVNVDEQQSLSSQYGISGIPAVFIFINGELKEQIIGFRQKQDYLSAIEKY; encoded by the coding sequence ATGTCACATATCGTTGGTACAGAACAAAACTTTAAAACCGAAGTTCTCGATTACAAAGGAAAAGTTCTCGTCGATTTTTGGGCACCCTGGTGTGGACCCTGTCAAATGCTAACACCGATAATTGAGGAGATTGCCCTCGAACAAACCGGAAAGCTAAAGGTGGTAAAAGTAAACGTCGACGAACAGCAATCTCTTTCCTCACAATACGGCATCAGCGGTATCCCGGCTGTTTTCATCTTTATTAACGGAGAGCTAAAGGAACAAATCATTGGTTTCCGCCAAAAACAAGATTATTTATCAGCCATAGAAAAGTATTAA
- the rlmN gene encoding 23S rRNA (adenine(2503)-C(2))-methyltransferase RlmN: MDLSKVETFLKNNNLPLYRLKQIRKNYFSGRFSSFDDMTDLPLSLRKSLSANFSLLSVITDKTETTGSTQKALLNLVDNQKIESVLMDYDGWLTACVSSQVGCPLNCSFCATGRLGYKRNLSAEELVDQILYWNTRLFPKYIGRIVFMGMGEPFLNWDNLISALKIINSKDGLGIGARKISISTAGIINRIYDFTNLNTEINLAISLHSVNQKIREHIMPIAKQYPLRDLKKACLNYVQVTKRQLFFEYALMKNINDSPEDAAKLIIFINTNRLYYLNLIHLNPIEKGIVPSDQKTSNSFISILTKSGINFSLRRTFGQSIHAACGQLAGK, from the coding sequence ATGGATTTATCGAAAGTTGAAACTTTCTTAAAAAATAACAATCTCCCGCTTTATCGTCTAAAACAAATCCGCAAAAATTATTTTTCCGGTCGTTTTTCCTCTTTTGATGATATGACGGACTTGCCTCTGAGCCTAAGAAAGTCTCTGTCCGCAAATTTTTCTCTACTTTCAGTTATCACCGACAAAACTGAGACCACAGGCAGCACCCAAAAAGCGCTTCTAAATCTCGTCGACAATCAAAAAATAGAATCTGTTCTAATGGATTACGACGGATGGCTGACCGCTTGTGTCAGCAGTCAGGTAGGTTGTCCTCTAAATTGTTCTTTTTGCGCCACAGGGCGTTTAGGTTATAAAAGAAACTTATCAGCCGAAGAGCTAGTAGACCAAATATTATATTGGAACACTCGCTTATTTCCCAAATATATTGGCCGGATTGTTTTTATGGGAATGGGAGAGCCGTTTTTAAACTGGGACAACCTAATCTCTGCCCTAAAAATTATTAATTCAAAAGATGGTTTGGGCATTGGAGCCCGTAAGATTAGTATTTCTACCGCCGGCATCATCAACCGCATCTACGACTTTACAAATCTTAATACCGAAATCAACTTGGCCATTTCCCTTCATAGTGTTAATCAAAAAATTCGCGAGCATATAATGCCGATTGCCAAACAATATCCGCTCCGTGATCTAAAAAAGGCTTGTCTAAATTATGTGCAAGTCACCAAGCGCCAACTCTTTTTTGAATACGCCCTAATGAAGAACATAAACGATAGCCCGGAGGATGCGGCCAAGCTAATTATTTTTATAAATACAAATAGATTATATTATTTAAACTTAATTCATTTAAATCCCATAGAAAAAGGAATTGTCCCCTCCGACCAAAAGACCAGCAACTCGTTTATCTCCATCTTAACAAAATCCGGAATAAATTTTTCTCTACGGCGGACTTTTGGCCAGTCTATCCATGCTGCTTGTGGTCAGCTAGCTGGTAAATAA
- the obgE gene encoding GTPase ObgE yields MLIDEARILIKAGDGGNGFVHFYRDRWRPKGGPDGGNGGSGGSVYFVAVSDISKLRQFRHQKKYLAENGSNGGVKQMTGKNGQDLTLEVPVGTIVTYDNGTQVEFTKVGEKFLMTKGGKGGKGNFHFRSATNQTPQDFTPGQKREYKNLFLQLKLIAQVGLIGLPNAGKTSLLNELTSAKAKVANYAFTTLEPNLGSTKSGFIIADIPGLIEGASSGKGLGIKFLKHIERTQILVHCLSCESTDPQKDYHTVRHELESYSSVLAAKPELLVLTKSDILVSKQIKLLQKQTGAQFATSIIDTDSVKNLNDYLAKELS; encoded by the coding sequence ATGTTAATCGATGAAGCCAGAATATTAATCAAAGCCGGTGATGGTGGAAACGGTTTTGTCCACTTCTATCGAGACCGTTGGCGGCCCAAAGGCGGCCCGGATGGTGGAAATGGCGGGAGTGGGGGTTCGGTCTATTTTGTCGCGGTTTCAGATATCAGTAAACTTCGCCAATTTCGCCATCAAAAAAAGTATTTGGCTGAAAACGGCAGTAATGGAGGTGTTAAGCAAATGACCGGAAAAAATGGCCAGGATCTTACCCTTGAAGTTCCAGTGGGGACTATTGTCACATACGACAATGGTACACAGGTAGAATTTACAAAAGTTGGAGAGAAGTTTCTGATGACCAAAGGTGGTAAAGGCGGCAAAGGAAATTTTCACTTCCGTTCCGCAACTAACCAAACTCCTCAGGACTTCACTCCCGGCCAAAAGCGAGAATATAAAAATCTTTTTTTACAACTCAAATTAATTGCCCAGGTCGGTCTTATCGGACTACCAAACGCCGGGAAAACTAGCCTCTTAAATGAACTAACTTCCGCCAAAGCCAAAGTTGCCAACTACGCCTTTACCACCCTTGAACCAAATCTCGGGAGCACCAAGTCCGGCTTTATTATCGCCGATATCCCCGGGTTAATTGAAGGTGCCTCATCCGGAAAAGGGTTGGGGATCAAGTTTTTAAAACATATTGAAAGAACTCAAATTTTGGTTCATTGCTTATCGTGTGAATCAACAGATCCCCAGAAAGACTACCACACCGTCCGTCACGAACTAGAAAGCTATAGCTCAGTTTTAGCTGCCAAACCGGAATTGTTAGTCCTGACAAAATCAGACATCCTGGTCTCCAAACAGATAAAACTGCTCCAAAAACAAACCGGGGCTCAATTTGCCACCTCAATCATAGACACAGATAGCGTTAAAAACCTAAACGATTATCTGGCCAAAGAACTATCTTAA
- a CDS encoding YtxH domain-containing protein, giving the protein MSKTTGKFFLAGLLGAAAGAIGGLLFAPKSGEETREDILRLASKLGKAIKTEVEDTESRVTEVFGEATKMAKDKYKEITSKVMEKVAAVKSAGEEINKEKYGMIVEDVVSDFKNDFDATKNGATKLANQLKKDWLKIKKALTA; this is encoded by the coding sequence ATGTCAAAAACTACAGGTAAATTTTTTTTGGCTGGGTTATTGGGTGCTGCAGCCGGAGCGATAGGCGGTTTGTTGTTTGCTCCTAAATCCGGAGAGGAAACCAGAGAAGATATTTTGAGATTGGCCAGTAAGTTGGGTAAGGCGATAAAGACAGAAGTAGAGGATACTGAGAGTAGAGTGACCGAAGTTTTTGGTGAAGCAACGAAAATGGCGAAGGATAAATACAAGGAAATCACTTCGAAAGTAATGGAAAAGGTGGCGGCAGTTAAAAGTGCCGGGGAGGAAATCAATAAAGAGAAATATGGGATGATTGTTGAGGATGTCGTCTCCGATTTTAAAAATGATTTTGATGCAACAAAAAATGGAGCGACAAAATTAGCTAATCAGCTTAAAAAGGATTGGTTGAAAATTAAAAAGGCTTTAACGGCTTAA
- the era gene encoding GTPase Era — translation MKIQDVKKSGRAVIIGRPNTGKSTLLNAIMNQKVAITSPLPQTTRKNMRVVYSDARGEILFSDTPGVIGKVEDLVGKRVNTEAPKESSKADVIVMLVDISRPKNDEENKALGLVRKSGAKKILVYNKSDAATGSKDHFAEYNYMEDEFDRNIKISAIKSKNVKGLVNLIFDLLGDDSEEKIEEEVKILKSVKKPVIPISSKEYIGELVREKAYLFLREEVPYSISIVVDKIVDKKKLILIQATIFTTADRYKKMIIGRDGKKIKEIGFNARKELELMSGRKVFLELNVKTDPHWPERAVIE, via the coding sequence ATGAAAATTCAAGATGTCAAAAAATCAGGAAGAGCGGTAATAATCGGCAGACCGAATACCGGTAAATCAACACTACTGAATGCGATTATGAATCAGAAAGTCGCAATCACATCTCCCCTGCCCCAAACTACCCGGAAAAATATGAGAGTAGTATATTCCGATGCTCGAGGTGAAATATTGTTTTCCGATACCCCGGGAGTTATCGGAAAAGTCGAAGACTTGGTGGGGAAGAGGGTAAACACCGAAGCACCAAAGGAAAGCAGCAAGGCCGATGTAATTGTAATGTTGGTTGATATTTCGAGGCCAAAAAATGATGAAGAAAATAAAGCCTTGGGATTGGTCAGAAAATCAGGAGCCAAAAAAATTCTGGTCTATAACAAATCTGATGCGGCAACAGGTAGTAAAGATCATTTTGCAGAGTACAACTATATGGAGGATGAGTTTGACAGAAATATAAAGATTAGCGCGATTAAATCAAAGAATGTTAAGGGGTTGGTAAATTTGATTTTTGATCTACTCGGAGACGATAGCGAAGAAAAAATAGAAGAAGAAGTCAAGATATTGAAATCAGTTAAAAAACCAGTAATACCGATTAGCTCTAAGGAATATATTGGGGAGCTTGTCAGGGAAAAGGCATATTTGTTTTTGAGAGAAGAAGTCCCATATTCGATTAGTATTGTAGTAGACAAGATTGTTGATAAAAAGAAACTAATTTTGATTCAGGCGACAATTTTTACAACGGCGGATAGATATAAAAAAATGATAATTGGTAGAGATGGAAAAAAGATTAAAGAAATAGGTTTTAATGCCAGAAAAGAATTGGAACTAATGTCCGGAAGGAAAGTGTTTTTGGAACTTAATGTTAAAACCGATCCTCATTGGCCGGAAAGAGCGGTGATAGAATAA
- the lon gene encoding endopeptidase La produces the protein MTEIPLQPNQEKALQPVRKVLPLIPLRNVVLFPSVETSLFFGRKESMNSLLYAYDNTNKLVIITAQKNPKVEKPLLSDIYTVGVLARIEHILQTDGSLHAIVKGVSRVNIVNMTQTDPHAMVEFVDLPIIPESVTDIQQAAEALLSQLKKAFSMGRQFDLPAMMQLSTGVSSSDLADQVSFSTNAKMPEKQTLLEMLLVSQRLKAATEFLVQEMKVAELERTIEDRTQEKFNTGMKRNILEERKRQIEKELKKIGENSSGEFGDLETKIKKLKMPPEVKRKVLKEFDRLVEMGSMAPESSYIRTYLETVAEMPWGKYSVSNPDIKKAETILDNDHYGLKDVKERILEHLAVISLKNKNKTKKDEPVSTTNILCFIGPPGVGKTSIGKSIANALGREFVRASLGGIRDEAEIRGHRRTYVGAMPGRIVKGLKDAKSMNPVFMLDEIDKIGADYRGDPSSALLETLDPEQNKDFNDHYLDFPLDLSKVFFILTGNSLSTIPGPLRDRLEVIMFSGYTQEEKFHIAKQYLIKKELKANGLSREKIPDLNDNTIRYIIDKYTREAGVRELERVIASLFRKIAKKIVSGNKIKTDLNNTATIKKLLGPEKFSSQLKGKKDEVGTSTGLAWTSVGGDILFIEVNVMPGKGHLILTGKLGSVMKESCQAALSFVRSQANKWHIKQDFHKIDIHIHVPEGATPKDGPSAGCAITTAIVSALKGVPVPRDIGMTGEITLRGNALEIGGLKEKSIAAHRAGLKTIFIPADNKKSLVEIPKEVKKDIKFIPVSHYSEIYDKIFS, from the coding sequence ATGACCGAAATACCACTACAACCAAACCAGGAAAAAGCCCTCCAACCAGTGAGGAAAGTCTTGCCATTAATTCCGCTCAGAAACGTTGTTCTTTTTCCTTCCGTTGAAACTTCATTGTTCTTTGGTCGAAAAGAATCGATGAATTCATTGCTTTATGCCTACGACAATACAAATAAATTAGTAATTATTACTGCCCAAAAAAACCCCAAGGTCGAAAAGCCATTATTGTCGGATATTTACACTGTTGGGGTTCTTGCCAGAATTGAGCATATCCTCCAAACCGATGGCAGTCTCCATGCCATAGTCAAGGGTGTCTCTCGAGTGAATATTGTCAACATGACCCAAACAGACCCACACGCCATGGTCGAGTTTGTCGATCTTCCCATAATCCCCGAATCAGTTACCGACATCCAACAGGCCGCAGAAGCCTTGCTTAGCCAACTAAAGAAGGCCTTTTCTATGGGAAGACAATTTGACCTTCCTGCCATGATGCAGCTAAGTACGGGTGTTTCTAGCTCAGATCTTGCCGACCAGGTCAGCTTTTCCACCAACGCTAAAATGCCAGAAAAGCAAACCTTACTTGAAATGCTTCTCGTCAGTCAAAGACTAAAAGCCGCCACAGAATTTTTGGTTCAGGAAATGAAAGTCGCCGAACTGGAGCGGACAATCGAAGACAGAACCCAGGAGAAATTTAATACCGGCATGAAACGGAACATTCTGGAAGAACGCAAGCGCCAAATTGAAAAAGAATTAAAGAAAATCGGTGAAAATTCTTCGGGAGAATTTGGTGATTTGGAAACAAAAATAAAAAAACTCAAAATGCCCCCTGAGGTAAAAAGAAAGGTTCTCAAGGAGTTTGACCGTCTTGTTGAAATGGGATCAATGGCTCCCGAGTCAAGTTATATCAGAACCTACCTGGAAACCGTTGCTGAAATGCCCTGGGGAAAATACAGTGTATCCAATCCGGACATCAAAAAAGCAGAAACTATTTTAGACAACGACCATTATGGCCTCAAGGATGTAAAGGAACGAATCTTGGAACATCTAGCCGTCATCAGTCTTAAAAATAAAAATAAAACAAAAAAAGATGAGCCCGTTTCCACAACAAATATTCTGTGTTTTATTGGCCCACCGGGAGTTGGAAAAACCTCTATTGGTAAATCAATTGCAAACGCCCTGGGCAGAGAATTTGTTCGCGCTTCACTTGGAGGCATCCGTGACGAGGCCGAAATTAGAGGCCACCGTAGAACCTATGTCGGCGCTATGCCCGGAAGGATTGTAAAGGGGCTCAAAGACGCCAAAAGCATGAACCCGGTTTTTATGTTAGATGAAATTGACAAAATCGGAGCCGATTACAGGGGAGACCCCTCATCCGCTTTATTGGAAACTCTCGACCCTGAACAAAACAAGGACTTTAATGATCATTATCTTGATTTTCCTCTCGATTTATCAAAAGTCTTTTTTATCCTAACCGGAAATAGTCTTAGTACTATACCCGGCCCCCTTCGTGATCGTCTAGAAGTCATCATGTTCTCCGGATACACCCAGGAAGAAAAATTTCATATTGCTAAACAATACCTAATCAAAAAAGAATTAAAAGCCAACGGTCTGAGTCGTGAAAAAATACCCGACCTCAACGACAATACTATTCGGTACATAATCGACAAGTATACCCGCGAAGCCGGAGTCCGTGAACTAGAAAGGGTAATCGCCAGTTTATTCCGGAAAATCGCCAAAAAGATTGTATCTGGAAACAAAATAAAAACTGACTTGAATAATACTGCAACCATCAAAAAACTTTTGGGTCCGGAAAAATTTAGTTCACAATTAAAAGGCAAAAAGGACGAGGTGGGAACCTCCACCGGCCTTGCCTGGACTAGTGTTGGGGGCGACATTCTTTTTATTGAGGTCAATGTTATGCCCGGAAAAGGTCATTTGATCCTTACCGGCAAGCTTGGATCCGTCATGAAAGAGTCCTGCCAAGCCGCTTTGTCATTTGTCAGAAGCCAAGCGAATAAATGGCATATAAAACAGGATTTCCACAAAATCGATATTCATATTCATGTCCCCGAAGGAGCTACTCCAAAAGATGGTCCATCCGCCGGATGTGCTATTACTACCGCCATCGTTTCCGCCCTTAAGGGAGTACCCGTTCCCCGGGATATCGGAATGACCGGCGAAATTACCCTCAGAGGCAACGCTTTGGAAATTGGCGGTCTCAAGGAAAAATCAATTGCCGCTCACCGTGCCGGTCTTAAAACCATATTTATTCCGGCTGATAACAAAAAATCTCTGGTTGAAATTCCAAAAGAGGTAAAAAAGGATATAAAATTCATTCCTGTCAGCCACTATTCCGAGATCTACGACAAAATTTTTAGCTAA